In Blastopirellula sp. J2-11, a single genomic region encodes these proteins:
- a CDS encoding DUF1592 domain-containing protein has product MSRFDFVTTDMRNFGQSLPRFVVMLFVLLTLATSVFAATPAPPQTPAAIRKFVATNCLDCHQGATSEAGLDLEQLSFDLSDEAVQDRWVRIFDRVESDEMPPTEFGEADADEKQKFLRATRTHLRRQQLSQHEIAGRVQARRLTRLQVERSLHDLLGIDIPLTDYLPEESRPNGFTTVADGQSMSHFQLAAHLRAVDAALDEAFRRALSPEDAYVRDFDAQGVSRTNPKRRCREPEMRDGKAVIWSSGLIYYGRIPATTARDDGWFRFRVTVSGLKPPETGGVWSTVRSGLCVSTAPLLQDVTTFEAMDQPKTIEFQTWLPKGHMLEIRPGDDTLKKGRFAGGQVGVGEGESQDLSGIAFDRITMERIHLNGDDDHVRSLVLGDLKMIPNKDKKKPFQVVSKSPRDDAARLMLAFAQRTFRRPTSATEIAPYVERVQAAIDDGDDFVSSLRMGYRALLCSPRFLYFSEAPGPLDDHAIATRLSYLLTGSTPDEQLRRLADAGKLQDKGTLQAEAARLLSGEKGHQFIHDFAAEWLDLDQINFTTPDRKLYRDFDPIVQQAMLSETEAFLETMLQENLGVDKLIDADFTFLNSRLARYYHIDGVEGDELRRVTLSPESHRGGLITQGAILKVTANGSNTSPVLRGVWMLERILGDSVPPPPTNVPAVEPDIRGATTIREQLAKHRSQGDCASCHVKIDPPGFALENFDPAGRWRDTYIKMSGTKRKTGAVIDASYVLPDGEQFKDIDGFQAITVRKPQKLAACVAEKLLVYGTGALIAFADRDAVEAIVEETAAEDYGLRSIIQAVVASPLFLSK; this is encoded by the coding sequence ATGTCGCGTTTTGATTTCGTCACAACCGATATGCGCAATTTCGGGCAATCTTTGCCGCGATTTGTGGTGATGTTGTTCGTCTTGCTGACGCTAGCGACCTCGGTATTTGCCGCGACTCCGGCGCCTCCGCAAACGCCGGCCGCGATTCGAAAGTTTGTCGCAACCAACTGTCTGGACTGCCATCAAGGGGCGACTTCCGAAGCGGGTCTCGATCTGGAGCAGCTTTCTTTTGATTTGAGCGACGAAGCGGTTCAAGATCGTTGGGTGCGGATCTTTGACCGGGTCGAGTCGGACGAAATGCCGCCGACCGAGTTTGGCGAGGCCGATGCCGATGAGAAGCAGAAGTTTCTCCGTGCGACGCGTACGCATCTCCGTCGCCAGCAACTTTCGCAACATGAAATCGCAGGACGCGTTCAAGCGCGACGACTGACCCGACTGCAAGTCGAACGCTCGCTGCACGATCTGCTCGGCATCGATATTCCGCTCACCGACTATTTGCCGGAAGAGTCTCGACCGAACGGTTTTACGACGGTCGCCGATGGACAGTCGATGTCGCACTTTCAATTGGCGGCCCATCTGCGAGCGGTAGACGCGGCGCTGGATGAAGCGTTTCGCCGCGCTCTCTCGCCCGAAGATGCGTATGTGCGCGACTTCGACGCCCAAGGAGTTTCGCGAACCAATCCGAAGCGACGCTGCCGCGAGCCTGAGATGCGTGACGGCAAAGCGGTGATCTGGTCGTCAGGTTTGATCTACTACGGACGGATCCCGGCAACAACGGCTCGCGATGACGGTTGGTTTCGCTTCCGAGTGACCGTCTCTGGCTTGAAGCCTCCAGAGACCGGCGGCGTCTGGTCGACGGTACGATCCGGCTTGTGCGTTTCGACGGCTCCGCTGCTGCAAGACGTGACCACCTTCGAAGCGATGGACCAGCCGAAGACGATCGAGTTTCAGACATGGCTGCCGAAAGGGCACATGCTGGAGATTCGTCCCGGCGACGACACGCTGAAAAAAGGCCGTTTCGCAGGGGGTCAAGTCGGTGTGGGAGAAGGGGAGTCGCAAGACCTGTCGGGAATCGCCTTCGATCGGATCACGATGGAGCGGATTCATTTGAACGGTGATGATGATCATGTTCGCAGCCTGGTGCTGGGCGACTTGAAGATGATTCCCAACAAAGATAAGAAAAAGCCGTTCCAAGTGGTCAGCAAGTCGCCGCGCGACGATGCGGCTCGCTTGATGTTGGCTTTCGCGCAGCGTACATTCCGTCGACCGACCTCGGCCACGGAGATCGCTCCTTATGTCGAACGCGTGCAAGCGGCGATTGATGACGGCGACGATTTTGTCAGTTCGCTGCGGATGGGTTATCGGGCGCTTCTTTGTTCGCCGCGCTTCCTTTATTTTTCCGAAGCGCCGGGCCCGTTGGATGATCATGCGATCGCAACGCGGCTTAGCTATCTGCTGACCGGCAGTACGCCAGATGAGCAGCTTCGCCGCTTAGCGGACGCCGGCAAATTACAGGATAAGGGAACGCTGCAAGCCGAAGCGGCTCGCTTGTTGAGCGGTGAGAAAGGTCACCAGTTTATCCATGACTTTGCGGCCGAATGGCTCGATTTGGATCAGATTAATTTTACAACGCCTGATCGAAAGCTGTATCGTGATTTTGATCCGATCGTTCAGCAAGCGATGCTGAGCGAAACTGAAGCATTCCTCGAAACGATGCTGCAAGAGAACCTGGGCGTCGACAAATTGATCGACGCTGACTTTACGTTTCTCAATAGTCGTTTGGCTCGTTACTACCACATTGATGGAGTCGAAGGGGATGAGTTGCGTCGCGTTACGCTTTCGCCAGAAAGTCATCGCGGCGGGCTCATCACGCAAGGCGCCATCTTGAAAGTGACCGCCAACGGATCGAATACATCGCCGGTGCTGCGCGGCGTTTGGATGTTGGAGCGAATCTTGGGGGATTCGGTTCCTCCTCCGCCTACCAACGTACCGGCAGTAGAACCTGATATTCGCGGCGCGACGACGATCCGTGAGCAACTGGCCAAGCATCGTTCGCAAGGGGATTGCGCCAGCTGCCATGTGAAGATTGATCCGCCGGGTTTCGCGTTAGAAAATTTCGACCCCGCGGGCCGATGGCGAGATACGTATATCAAGATGTCGGGAACGAAGCGGAAAACTGGCGCCGTTATTGACGCCAGCTATGTGCTGCCCGACGGCGAACAGTTTAAAGACATCGATGGCTTTCAAGCGATCACCGTCCGTAAACCTCAGAAGCTGGCGGCCTGCGTCGCCGAGAAGTTGCTGGTCTACGGAACTGGCGCACTGATCGCGTTCGCGGATCGCGACGCGGTGGAAGCGATCGTCGAAGAGACGGCGGCGGAAGATTACGGTTTGCGTTCGATCATCCAAGCGGTGGTCGCCAGTCCGTTGTTCTTAAGCAAATAA
- a CDS encoding DUF1552 domain-containing protein — MSGQVHFNFGKKLNRRTVLRSAGIAMSMPWLSAMNQAFAGSDKPATPKRFVAMTLGLGLHSENLFPSTPGRDYEAPLYLKQLEDIRDRYTVISGVSHPGVSGGHRAEASLLSATPMGSGAQSRTTISVDQLLAKHLGNQTRFPSLVLSSSGSNSPSYTENGSMIPAESSPARLFMQLFVTDSPADQKKQVHRARQGQSIMDLVAEDARALQRELGAGDRDRLDAYFTSVRELEKRMVEAEEWAHRPKPKVDFTKPIDISNPNDFIGRQRLMSDMVRLALSTDSTRFVSYHLGGSGGVVPIEGVDEGYHSLSHHGRDEEKLAQLALVEAAIVRAWGDFLRGLDKTEEDGGSLLDNTSVLMTSNLGNASNHDNRNMPVLFAGGGFRHGQHLAFDRKNNYPLPNLYLSMLQKTGLEIDQFATSTSTMTGLEG; from the coding sequence ATGTCTGGTCAGGTTCACTTCAACTTCGGTAAAAAACTGAACCGCCGAACCGTCCTGCGCAGCGCTGGTATCGCGATGTCGATGCCGTGGCTCAGCGCCATGAATCAGGCCTTCGCCGGCAGCGACAAACCGGCGACGCCCAAGCGTTTTGTAGCGATGACCCTGGGACTAGGCCTGCACTCCGAAAATCTCTTTCCGAGCACGCCTGGGCGCGATTACGAAGCGCCGTTGTATCTGAAGCAGTTGGAAGATATCCGCGATCGCTATACGGTCATTTCGGGCGTTTCGCATCCCGGCGTCTCGGGCGGGCATCGCGCAGAAGCAAGCTTGCTAAGCGCCACGCCGATGGGGAGCGGCGCTCAGTCGCGCACGACAATCTCGGTCGATCAGCTGCTGGCGAAACACCTGGGCAATCAGACGCGGTTTCCGTCGCTCGTGCTTAGCTCGTCAGGCAGCAACAGCCCTTCCTATACCGAGAACGGCTCGATGATTCCGGCCGAAAGCTCGCCGGCGCGGCTCTTTATGCAATTGTTTGTGACCGATTCGCCGGCCGATCAGAAAAAGCAGGTCCATCGTGCTCGACAGGGGCAGAGCATTATGGATTTGGTCGCTGAAGATGCGCGAGCGCTGCAACGCGAACTGGGCGCCGGCGACCGAGATCGGCTAGACGCCTACTTCACTAGCGTGCGTGAATTGGAAAAGCGGATGGTCGAAGCCGAAGAATGGGCCCATCGCCCGAAGCCGAAAGTCGACTTCACCAAGCCGATCGACATCTCGAACCCCAACGACTTCATCGGCCGACAACGGTTGATGAGCGACATGGTTCGCTTGGCCCTTTCGACCGATTCAACCCGCTTCGTCTCGTATCACCTGGGCGGTTCCGGCGGAGTCGTGCCGATCGAAGGTGTCGACGAAGGCTATCACTCGCTCAGCCATCACGGACGTGACGAAGAGAAGCTGGCGCAGTTGGCGCTGGTCGAAGCGGCCATCGTTCGCGCTTGGGGCGACTTCCTGCGTGGGCTCGACAAAACCGAAGAAGATGGCGGCAGCTTGCTCGACAACACGTCGGTCTTGATGACCAGCAACCTGGGCAACGCGTCGAACCACGATAATCGTAACATGCCGGTCCTGTTCGCCGGCGGCGGATTCCGCCATGGCCAGCATCTCGCATTCGATCGGAAGAACAACTATCCGCTGCCGAATCTCTACCTCTCGATGCTGCAGAAGACAGGGCTGGAGATCGACCAGTTTGCGACCAGCACCAGCACGATGACCGGACTCGAAGGTTAG
- a CDS encoding DUF1559 domain-containing protein — MNSICQRSRGFTLVELLVVIAIIGVLIALLLPAVQQAREAARRMSCSNNLKQVGLAVHNYHDTHLKLPIGAQYNWHSNFLVHLLPFLEQGNIYDQLQFNNASAMLFDSTSMTGYRLANYEVMKGFNASAYQCPSSPLPEFAENPNGPVECGTTSYIGVAGAPTNSTTVTDPTGQGRCVSSSSSGYICSNGALIPNESLRMAQISDGTTNSVIIAEQSNWTIDSSGKNIDQRNSSRRGAWIGANSTEYPGKTAWGSGIYYNISTIRYAVGFRTIASSSGGNHQTGSNTPIHSAHPGGAMVLRCDAGVSFLPDTLDWEVLRNICIRDDGNVVAGNPF, encoded by the coding sequence ATGAATTCGATTTGTCAGCGCTCCCGTGGGTTTACTTTGGTCGAATTGCTGGTGGTGATCGCCATCATCGGCGTGCTGATCGCCCTGTTGCTGCCGGCGGTTCAACAAGCGCGGGAAGCGGCGCGCCGCATGTCTTGCAGCAACAACCTAAAACAAGTCGGTTTGGCGGTTCACAACTATCATGACACGCATCTCAAATTGCCGATCGGCGCCCAGTACAACTGGCACTCGAACTTCCTGGTGCACCTGTTGCCGTTCTTGGAGCAAGGCAACATCTATGACCAACTGCAATTCAACAATGCGTCGGCGATGTTGTTCGATTCGACATCGATGACTGGATATCGATTGGCGAATTACGAGGTAATGAAAGGATTCAACGCATCGGCCTATCAATGTCCGTCGAGTCCGCTTCCAGAATTCGCCGAGAATCCCAATGGTCCGGTGGAATGCGGCACGACGTCGTATATCGGAGTCGCCGGCGCGCCAACCAACAGCACCACCGTGACTGATCCAACTGGGCAAGGGCGCTGCGTTTCATCCAGCAGCAGCGGCTACATTTGCAGCAACGGCGCCTTGATTCCGAATGAGTCGCTCCGAATGGCGCAAATTTCGGACGGCACGACCAACTCGGTGATCATCGCCGAACAGTCGAACTGGACGATTGATTCTTCCGGCAAGAACATCGATCAGCGAAACAGCAGTCGTCGCGGCGCTTGGATTGGCGCCAATTCAACCGAGTATCCCGGAAAAACCGCTTGGGGTTCGGGAATTTATTACAACATCTCGACCATTCGCTATGCGGTCGGTTTTCGCACGATTGCTTCCAGCAGCGGCGGCAATCATCAGACCGGATCCAATACGCCGATTCATTCGGCTCACCCCGGCGGCGCGATGGTGTTGCGCTGCGATGCAGGGGTCAGCTTTCTCCCTGACACGCTTGACTGGGAAGTATTACGCAATATTTGCATTCGAGATGACGGCAATGTGGTGGCCGGAAATCCGTTCTAA
- a CDS encoding DUF1559 domain-containing protein, whose protein sequence is MVTLRSHPRGFTLVELLVVIAIIGVLIALLLPAVQQAREAARRMSCSNNLKQVGLAVHNYHDTHLKLPIGAQYYWHSNFLVHLLPFLEQGNIYDQLAFNNASAMLFDSTSMTGYRLANYEVMKGFNAPAYQCPSSPLPEFAENPSGPVECGTSSYIGIAGASTSNTSVTDPTGQGRCVTGTSGYVCSNGTLIPNESLRLAQISDGLTNTIIIAEQSNWTIDSSGKNIDQRNSSRRGAWIGAYIEGYPGGTNGAAWTGGNYYNISAIRYGVGFRTQVTGSGGNHQTGSNTPIHSAHPGGAMVLRCDAGVSFLPNTLDWDVLRNICIRDDGNVLIGGSL, encoded by the coding sequence ATGGTTACGCTTCGTTCTCATCCTCGCGGATTTACCCTGGTCGAGCTGCTCGTGGTGATCGCCATCATTGGCGTGCTCATCGCATTGCTCTTGCCGGCAGTGCAACAAGCGCGCGAAGCGGCGCGCCGCATGTCTTGCAGCAATAACTTGAAACAAGTCGGTTTGGCCGTACATAATTATCATGACACGCATCTAAAGTTACCGATCGGCGCCCAGTACTACTGGCACTCTAATTTCCTCGTGCATTTGCTTCCCTTTTTGGAACAAGGAAACATCTACGATCAGTTGGCTTTCAACAATGCGTCGGCGATGCTGTTCGATTCGACATCGATGACTGGATATCGATTGGCGAATTACGAAGTGATGAAGGGATTCAACGCGCCAGCCTATCAATGTCCGTCGAGTCCTTTGCCGGAATTCGCCGAGAACCCCAGTGGTCCGGTTGAGTGCGGTACGTCGTCCTACATCGGCATTGCCGGAGCTTCGACCAGCAACACAAGCGTAACCGACCCAACCGGCCAAGGAAGATGCGTCACCGGGACCAGCGGTTATGTCTGTAGCAATGGCACGCTGATTCCCAACGAATCGCTGCGACTCGCACAAATATCGGATGGCCTGACCAATACGATCATCATCGCCGAACAATCGAATTGGACCATCGACTCCAGCGGCAAAAACATCGACCAACGCAACAGCAGTCGCCGCGGCGCTTGGATCGGAGCCTATATAGAGGGCTATCCCGGCGGTACGAACGGCGCCGCATGGACCGGTGGGAACTATTACAACATCTCGGCGATCCGCTATGGGGTTGGCTTTCGTACCCAGGTTACCGGCAGCGGCGGCAACCATCAAACTGGGTCCAACACGCCGATTCATTCCGCCCATCCCGGCGGCGCCATGGTGTTGCGCTGCGATGCGGGAGTCAGCTTTCTCCCCAATACGCTTGACTGGGATGTGTTGCGCAACATTTGCATTCGGGACGACGGCAATGTGCTGATCGGCGGTTCCCTGTAA
- a CDS encoding alpha/beta hydrolase family protein encodes MTSMPSYSFIRSASLFALLVVSTPALVYAEAPAAAKEPNNVTHSFQKLADTIEPDLAWDAETPAEHEAWRKQMHATIVGLLGKMPQRVPLEVEWAEEEKFEKFTRYKIYVRTEPTYWAPVYYFVPHARKVKAPAIICLHGHSGIDPYIRLNEDAKQKKKTDESALDYAVYMAEHGYVTAAMVVRGWNETHGRQDSGVKSPPRSCHEMSMNAFLMGMTPQGIRCWDAMRVVDFLQTRDEVDPDKIGVGGLSGGGTLTMYLPILDERIKLAMIAGAFSEYRTSIYSIHHCICNCLPGVMRHGEMADVVALFAPRPVLLINGIDDPIFPIDGARNGLGKLKQVYGVLGVPQNVDADFFDGGHAWSNNKTLDFLNQHFGE; translated from the coding sequence ATGACTAGCATGCCGAGTTACTCGTTCATTCGCAGCGCGTCGCTGTTCGCCTTGTTGGTCGTTTCTACTCCTGCGTTGGTATATGCCGAAGCGCCAGCGGCGGCAAAAGAACCGAACAACGTCACGCACAGCTTTCAAAAACTTGCCGATACGATAGAGCCCGACCTGGCGTGGGATGCCGAGACTCCGGCCGAGCATGAAGCCTGGCGCAAGCAGATGCATGCGACGATCGTCGGCCTACTGGGAAAAATGCCCCAGCGCGTGCCGTTGGAAGTTGAGTGGGCGGAAGAAGAGAAGTTCGAGAAGTTCACACGCTACAAGATTTACGTGCGCACCGAGCCAACCTACTGGGCGCCGGTTTACTACTTTGTTCCGCACGCGCGAAAAGTGAAAGCCCCGGCGATTATCTGTCTGCATGGTCATAGCGGAATTGATCCTTATATTCGCCTCAACGAAGATGCGAAGCAGAAAAAGAAAACCGACGAGTCCGCGCTCGACTATGCCGTCTACATGGCCGAGCATGGCTATGTCACCGCGGCGATGGTCGTTCGCGGCTGGAACGAAACGCACGGACGACAAGATTCTGGCGTGAAGTCGCCGCCGCGCAGCTGTCATGAAATGAGCATGAACGCCTTCTTGATGGGGATGACGCCGCAAGGAATTCGTTGCTGGGATGCGATGCGGGTTGTCGACTTCTTGCAAACGCGTGATGAAGTCGACCCCGACAAGATCGGTGTCGGCGGGCTCTCGGGCGGCGGTACGTTGACGATGTATCTGCCAATCCTGGATGAGCGCATCAAACTGGCGATGATCGCCGGCGCCTTTTCAGAATACCGCACGTCGATCTATTCGATCCATCATTGCATTTGCAATTGCCTACCAGGCGTGATGCGGCATGGTGAAATGGCGGATGTCGTGGCGCTGTTCGCGCCGCGGCCGGTCTTGTTGATCAATGGAATTGACGATCCGATTTTCCCGATCGACGGGGCTCGCAACGGGCTCGGAAAACTCAAGCAGGTTTACGGCGTTCTCGGCGTCCCGCAAAACGTAGACGCTGACTTCTTCGACGGCGGACACGCCTGGTCCAACAACAAGACGCTCGACTTTTTGAATCAGCATTTTGGCGAGTAG
- a CDS encoding Gfo/Idh/MocA family protein, translated as MATNGDLNRKLRMALVGGGSGSFIGRVHATAAVLDNRAALVAGALSSNPAKAKASAPDYDIPEARAYGSVAEMLEKENALPEDQRIDFVSVATPNFTHFEIAKAAVEAGFNVMCDKPMTFDLPQAEELLKVVEGSNSVFAVTHNYTGYPLVRQARQMIQDGELGEINAIRVQYIQGWLRSKLEDSDQKQAAWRTDPAKSGAAGCFGDIATHAYNLGRYMTGLLPEQISCHLKTFVEGRALDDYGTAIIKFENGALGTVTASQISHGRENDVAIEIDGTKGSLQWRQENPNEMIVRANGEPHKIYTRDPNAPYMNEMGAAACRLPSGHPEAFFEAFANVYRATYDAMAARALGQSFEKKDTIYPNIYDGVEGMYFIQQCVASSQENGVWLPLKHAAARR; from the coding sequence ATGGCTACCAACGGAGATCTCAACCGCAAGCTGCGCATGGCCCTGGTCGGTGGCGGTTCTGGCTCGTTTATTGGTCGCGTCCACGCAACGGCCGCAGTTCTCGACAATCGAGCCGCACTGGTCGCCGGTGCTCTCAGTTCCAATCCCGCGAAGGCGAAAGCCTCGGCGCCTGACTACGACATTCCCGAAGCCCGCGCTTACGGCAGCGTCGCGGAGATGCTCGAAAAAGAGAATGCGCTTCCCGAGGATCAGCGAATCGACTTCGTTTCGGTCGCAACTCCCAACTTTACCCATTTTGAAATCGCCAAAGCGGCTGTCGAAGCCGGCTTCAACGTCATGTGCGACAAGCCGATGACGTTTGACCTGCCCCAAGCCGAAGAATTGCTGAAAGTGGTCGAAGGCTCTAACTCGGTCTTCGCAGTCACGCACAACTACACTGGCTATCCGCTCGTTCGTCAGGCTCGGCAGATGATTCAAGATGGCGAACTGGGTGAGATCAACGCGATCCGCGTCCAGTACATCCAAGGTTGGCTCCGCTCGAAGTTGGAAGATAGTGATCAGAAACAGGCGGCCTGGCGAACCGACCCCGCCAAGAGCGGCGCCGCCGGTTGCTTTGGCGACATCGCAACGCACGCCTACAATCTGGGACGCTACATGACCGGGCTGTTGCCGGAACAGATCAGCTGTCATCTGAAGACCTTTGTCGAAGGGCGCGCCCTCGACGATTACGGCACGGCGATCATCAAGTTTGAGAACGGCGCCTTGGGGACGGTCACCGCTTCGCAAATCAGCCATGGCCGTGAAAACGATGTGGCGATCGAAATCGACGGCACCAAAGGTTCGCTGCAGTGGCGACAAGAAAATCCGAACGAAATGATCGTTCGCGCCAATGGCGAGCCGCACAAGATCTATACCCGCGACCCGAACGCTCCGTACATGAACGAGATGGGCGCCGCAGCTTGTCGTCTACCGAGCGGCCATCCCGAAGCGTTTTTCGAAGCCTTCGCCAATGTCTATCGCGCCACTTACGATGCGATGGCGGCGCGAGCGCTCGGCCAATCGTTCGAGAAGAAGGATACGATCTATCCGAACATCTATGACGGTGTCGAAGGGATGTACTTCATTCAGCAATGCGTCGCCAGCAGCCAAGAAAACGGCGTCTGGCTGCCGTTGAAGCACGCGGCTGCTCGTCGCTAG
- a CDS encoding phosphatase PAP2 family protein — MSTNKSNQHNIVLPIHSEKSASRVPQTLFEAVWRERWVILMPLAILLAFTIACFWLPIDMFCSHYFYLSKLDGWAGDYWFSEDLCYTVSPLPGVVLGIGAIIVLVIGRWSPELASRQPIARFLLCVVIAGPLILVNGVIKPAIGRPRPNQLAAFGGERPNNVRYVAPWQLSKTDGKSFPSGHASMGFLWMAPAFLYWRRKHWSVALWLTLGLLYGTAIGFFRVAVGAHFLSDIVWSCGIVYFSGLAMYLLLGGWRTGAFQTQQSNKVIEITAASEAAAQGLQPEAQAA; from the coding sequence ATGTCGACGAACAAATCCAACCAACACAATATCGTGTTGCCGATCCATTCCGAGAAGTCGGCCTCTCGTGTTCCACAAACGCTTTTCGAGGCGGTTTGGCGCGAACGCTGGGTGATTCTCATGCCGCTGGCGATCCTTTTGGCGTTTACGATAGCCTGTTTTTGGCTGCCGATCGATATGTTTTGCTCCCACTACTTCTATTTGAGCAAGCTCGACGGCTGGGCTGGGGATTACTGGTTTTCTGAAGATTTGTGCTATACAGTCAGCCCGCTTCCCGGCGTCGTATTGGGAATTGGCGCGATCATCGTCTTGGTGATTGGTCGCTGGTCGCCGGAACTTGCCTCCCGACAGCCGATTGCGCGGTTCTTGCTGTGCGTCGTGATCGCAGGGCCGTTGATCCTGGTGAACGGGGTGATCAAACCGGCGATTGGTCGTCCGCGTCCCAATCAATTGGCCGCGTTCGGCGGCGAACGCCCCAACAACGTCCGCTATGTAGCGCCATGGCAACTATCGAAGACCGACGGCAAATCCTTTCCGAGCGGCCATGCTTCGATGGGCTTCCTCTGGATGGCGCCAGCATTTCTGTACTGGCGACGCAAGCATTGGTCGGTCGCACTTTGGTTGACGTTGGGACTTCTTTATGGGACGGCGATTGGATTTTTTCGCGTAGCGGTCGGGGCACATTTTCTCAGTGATATTGTCTGGTCGTGCGGAATTGTCTATTTTTCCGGCCTTGCTATGTACCTTCTCCTCGGCGGCTGGCGGACGGGCGCGTTCCAAACCCAGCAGTCGAACAAGGTAATCGAGATCACGGCCGCATCGGAAGCGGCTGCTCAGGGCCTGCAACCGGAAGCACAAGCGGCGTAG
- a CDS encoding LptF/LptG family permease, whose product MRTIQTYVVWEVFKIFFLCLLATVLLMVVGGGVNEGLKKGLPPSIILGMMPYFVPEMLRFTIPGCLLFSICTVFGRMSASNEIVALKSAGINPIEIIWPVLVATYILSFVTFGLYDVCAGWSRPNMHRIIIQSLDDTAYSMLRTQKSFSMQGFSVRVKGVDGRRLIEPFITVQTPNDGPEVTLTAEEAELESNPETGALQVVCRNSFIESGDGTSFSQVEPFVQQITQLGTLDQDLNSASPAALTLRHIPAQIAREAKLLEDTINALHMGGDPEAIAYAAEGHQKRLWRLQAERQRRLSNGLGCFCFACVGIPVAMWRRTSDNVTTFFLCFLPILGVYYPLLVTGETMARDGVLAPYSVWLADVVLLGIGGLLLWKLNRN is encoded by the coding sequence ATGAGGACGATTCAAACCTACGTCGTGTGGGAGGTCTTCAAGATCTTCTTTCTCTGTCTGCTCGCCACCGTTCTGTTGATGGTGGTCGGGGGCGGCGTGAATGAAGGTCTCAAAAAAGGTCTGCCCCCTAGCATCATTCTGGGGATGATGCCGTACTTCGTACCGGAGATGCTGCGGTTCACGATTCCGGGCTGTTTGTTGTTCTCGATCTGCACCGTATTTGGCCGGATGTCGGCGTCCAATGAGATCGTGGCGCTCAAGTCGGCCGGCATCAATCCGATCGAAATCATCTGGCCCGTTCTGGTTGCTACTTACATCTTGAGCTTCGTCACCTTTGGGCTGTATGACGTCTGCGCCGGTTGGTCGCGACCGAATATGCACCGGATCATCATTCAATCGCTCGACGATACCGCGTACAGCATGCTCCGTACGCAAAAGTCGTTCAGCATGCAGGGCTTTTCGGTACGCGTCAAAGGGGTCGATGGGCGTCGTCTAATCGAGCCGTTCATCACCGTGCAAACGCCGAACGACGGTCCCGAGGTCACGCTAACCGCCGAAGAAGCCGAGTTAGAATCGAACCCCGAAACAGGCGCTCTCCAAGTCGTCTGCCGCAACAGTTTTATCGAGTCAGGAGACGGCACCAGCTTCTCTCAGGTCGAACCGTTCGTCCAACAAATCACGCAACTCGGGACGCTCGATCAAGATTTGAACAGCGCTTCGCCAGCCGCTTTAACCCTGCGACACATCCCTGCCCAGATCGCGCGTGAGGCGAAGCTGTTAGAAGACACGATCAATGCGCTGCACATGGGGGGCGATCCCGAGGCGATCGCCTATGCCGCCGAAGGTCACCAAAAACGACTCTGGCGATTGCAGGCCGAACGACAACGTCGACTATCGAACGGCCTCGGCTGCTTTTGCTTCGCCTGCGTCGGCATTCCGGTGGCAATGTGGCGGCGTACGAGCGACAACGTGACGACGTTCTTCCTCTGCTTCCTGCCGATTTTAGGCGTTTACTATCCGCTGTTGGTGACCGGCGAGACGATGGCCCGCGATGGAGTGCTGGCCCCGTATTCCGTTTGGTTAGCCGATGTGGTGCTGTTAGGCATCGGCGGATTGTTACTGTGGAAATTAAACCGCAACTGA